In the Phaeobacter piscinae genome, CCCGGCGCGTAATCTGTGAACAGCTGCACCGGCGTGGTATTGCCCGCGGGGCGCTGCGCCTCGATGTCTGCCAGATTGTCGCCGTCCATTGCGATGATCAGATCAAACCGGGTGAAATCCTGCGGCGCGAACTGACGTGCGCGCAGGTCGGAGAGGTCAATCCCGCGCGCGCTGGCGGCGGCCTGCATCGGCCCATAGGGCGGTGACCCCACGTGGTAGCTGGCAGTGCCAGCGCTGTCGGTGTCCACCTCCGGGCATAAGGCGCGAAACACGCCCTCAGCAGCGGGCGAGCGGCAGATATTGCCAAGACAGACAAAGAGGATCTTTTGCGCCATTATTATCGCCCTTGAAGATTACACCGCCACCCGGCACCAATTGCGAGATCTATCGTAACCCGACTGCGGCAAAAGAAAATGGCCAACCCATGCAGCAGAGCTGCGGATTGGCCATAGTGTGTTTGATCAGGTGTCAGATCAGACCCTGATCAACGGGTCGATCAGTGCGAGTGTTTCATCGCGCCGTGATCGGGCTTGCGCTCAAGATCGACGGGGACGGTCACGGTGACTTCTCCGGCCTTCTCAAATACCAGCGTCAGGTCGATGGCGTCGCCATGCTCCAGCGATTTGGTCAACCCCATCAGCATCACATGATCGCCGCCCCGCTGCAGCATATGGGTGTCGCCTGCGGGAATGGCAAAGCCCTCCTCGACGTGCAGCATCTGCATGACGCCGTTTTCGCCTTCCTTATGGGTGTGCAGCTGCACCAGCTTTGCGGCATCGCTGCGCGCGTCGATCAGCCGGTCATCGCTGTCGGTGGCGTTTTCGATCATCATGAAGGCAGCGCCGCTCTTGGCCGCTTTGGAGGAGACGCGGGCGTAGGAATCCGTCACGGTGACGTCAGCGGCGAGCCCCGCAGTGGCAAAGCTGAGTGCGGCGAAGGTGGCGGCGATCGTGGTCTTGAAGGTCATGGTCTTTGATCCTTGATACGTAGACTTTGGAATTTGGGTCAGAAACAGCGCGGTCATACCGCGCGGGAACGTCCCAATTCCGGCGGCCCACGGGCAAAGGCCGCCAGCCGCACCACAGGCCGGATCTCAGCGCGCTGCGACATGTCTCGCGGCAGTTTTTGCGGCAGGGTGCTGTGCCCAAAGACCGCCAGGGGCAGGCCCAGATCCGCAACAAAAGTCAGACACTCAGGGCAGTCCATCGGCGGCGACACCGGCTGCCCATCGCTGTCGATATAGACCATCACCGGGCCAGTGCCGGTGCAGATCACCATCTGACCGGTCGCATCACGCATCCCCGCCTGAGCGCTGACGCCGGTGAGAGCCATCAGCACGATCAGGGCAAGCGCCAGATATGATCGCAGAAAGGTCATGTCGGGATGAGATATGCGCCTGTGACCGCGCCGCCGCAAGGCGAAAAAGCGACGCAGGCAAAGGCACATGCAACAGGCCGACCCCGGCCTCAACGGCCGCATCGGCAAAAGGAAACGCCGCGCATGATCTCATGCACGGCGTTTAAAATCTCTGTCCCGGCCCTTAGGTGGGGAGGTCGGCGATCAGGCCTCTGCGGCTTGTGCCTTGGCGATCTCTTTCTTGACCTTCAGCGCGGTGTTGGACAGCTCTTCGTCCTTGGCTTTGGCCAGGAAGGCGTCCAGACCACCACGGTGGTCGACGGTGCGCAGAGCAGCAGCGGAGATGCGCAGCTTGATGCCACGGTTCAGCGTCTCGGACTGCAGCGTAACGTCGTTCAGGTTCGGCAGAAAGCGACGCTTGGTTTTGTTGTTGGCGTGGCTGACATTGTTGCCAGTCATCGGGCCTTTTCCGGTCAGTTCGCAACGGCGCGACATAGGTTCATCCTTCGTATCTGGGGCGCCCGTTGATCAAGTTTCGAATCGAGCACCAAATTACAAGGGGCGCGGCCATTGGCTGCGCCCGAAAACTGGTTGGATGCGTTTAGGAGGAATCGCGTGCAGGGTCAAGCCATATGAAACGGTTTTATGGGACAACCTGTGCACACCCCCCTAACGGGCTATTCCCGCATCCAAGGTTCGCGCCCTTCTAGCCTGCCTCACCTGTGAAATCCAGCGCTGATCGCAGGTTTTCGTTGCGGCCATGGGTGGCGTTCCCGCCAGCCGCCCTGCGCCCGGTGCCAGACCGCTCAGCCAACCCCCAGCCCTGCAAGCAGGTCCTTGGCTGCCGCCGCCGGGGTGACGCGCCCTTCAGCGACCTCTTCTGACAGATCGGCCATACGGCCTTGCGCCCAGGGCGTCTCCAGCCGGGCCAGCAGCGCCTGACGCACGTCCTCGCCGAACCAGTAGCGGGCCTGTTCGCCGCGCCGCCGCTGCCAGTGGCCGTTTTCGCGCCGCCAGTCGGCCAGCGTCTGCATATCATCCCAAGCGGTCTCCAACCCGTCACGGGTGGCGGCGGAGACCATCAGCGCCTTGGGATAGCCATCCGGATCCTGCGGGCGTTTGCGCAAAAGGCGCAGAGCCCCGGCATAATCCGCACAGGTGCGGGTTGCAGCGGGCTTCAGGTCGCCATCCGCCTTGTTGACCAAAATGATGTCGGCCATCTCCATAATGCCCCGTTTCACGCCTTGCAGTTCATCCCCGCCAGCCGGGGCCAGCAGCAAGAGAAACAGATCGGACATTTCTGACACCACGGTTTCGGACTGCCCGACCCCGACGGTTTCAATCAGCACCACGTCAAATCCCGCCGCCTCGCAGAGCGCCACCGCCTCGCGGGAGCGGCGGCCGACGCCGCCCAGATGTGTCTGACTTGGCGAAGGGCGGATGAAGGCGTTTTTCTCGCGGCTGAGATGCTCCATCCGGGTCTTGTCACCCAGAATGGACCCGCCGGAGCGGGTTGAACTGGGGTCCACTGCCAGCACTGCCACCCGCAGGCCCGCCGCGATCAGCATCATGCCGAAACTCTCGATAAAGGTGGATTTCCCCACCCCCGGCGTGCCGGACAGGCCGATGCGCAGGGATTGACGATTTTCGCGGGCCAGCAGGTCCAGCAGGCGGGTGGTGGCCTCTCGGTGATCGGCGCGTCCGCTTTCGACCAGCGTGATGGCCCGCGCCAGCGCCCGGCGTTCGCCGTTCAGAATGCGGGTGGCCAGATCGTCAATGTCCGGCACGGCGCCCCGCGTGGCACCTTTCGGTTTGTTTGCTGCTGACATATCGGCCTCTCCCGCTCCCATCCGCCTGTCGCGCATTGATGGCGCAGCCGGGCCGCGATTGTCCAGAGAGCATCCGTCGCAGGAGGACAAAGCCGGTGCGGTCGGCGCTGGACCAGACCCGCGCCATTGGCGATAAGGCAGCATGACCAGATTGCCCATTGATGACGCCCTGCCCAAACTGATTGCCGCACTACAGCGCCACAAACGCGCCGTGTTGCAGGCCCCGCCGGGGGCGGGCAAGACCACGCGGGTGCCCTTGGCGATGCTGGAGGCTGGGCTGTGCGACGGGCGCATCCTCATGCTGGAGCCGCGCCGACTGGCCGCGCGCGCCGCCGCCGAGCGCATGGCCGACACATTGGGCGAGCCGGTCGGGCAGACCGTGGGCTACCGGATCCGCGGTGAAGCGAAGGTGAGCGCAGACACCCGGATCGAAGTGGTGACCGAGGGCATCCTGACGCGGATGCTGCAATCGGACCCGGATCTGCCCGGCGTTGGCGCGGTGATTTTTGACGAATTCCACGAACGCTCCCTTAACGCCGATTTTGGTCTGGCGCTCTGCCTTGAGGTGGCGGGCGCGCTGCGCGACGATCTGATCCTGCTGGCGATGTCGGCGACACTGGATGCCGCGCCGGTGGCTGCACTGATGGAGGCGCCGCTGGTCACCTCCGAGGGGCGCAGCTATCCGGTGGAGACGCGCTGGCTGGAGGCGCCGCTGGCAGCGGACAGCCGCAGCGGACGTGGCCCCCGGCGGCTGGATGCGTTGGTCGATCTGGTGCAACGCGCCGAGGCGGAGACCCGACCCGCAGGATCTGGCGGCAATGGCAGCTCCGAGGCCAAGGGCGGCGGCATTCTGGTATTCCTGCCCGGCGAGGGCGAAATCCGCAAGGCCGCTGCTGCGCTGGCTGGTCGGCTGCCCGGCGATTGCGTGGTGCGCCCGCTGTTTGGTGCCCTGCCCTTTACCGAGCAGCGCGCCGCGATCCAGCCCGACCCGAAGCTGCGCAAGGTGGTGCTGGCGACCTCCATTGCGGAAACCTCTCTCACCATTCAGGACATTCGCGTGGTGGTGGATATGGGGCTGGCAAGGCGCAGCCGGTTTGATCCCGGATCGGGCATGTCGCGGCTGGTCACCGAACGTGTGACCCGCGCCGAGGCCACCCAAAGGCAGGGCCGTGCCGGCCGAGTGGCGGCGGGGGTTGGCTACCGGCTGTGGACCAAGGGCGAAGACGGGGCGCTGGCCGCGTTTCCGCCGCCGGAAATTCAGGCCGCCGACCTCACCTCGCTAGCGCTGGAACTGGCGCTTTGGGGGGCGGCTCCGGATGATCTGCCGTTTCTCACGCCACCGCCGGAAGGCGCGCTGAAGGAGGCGCAGGCGCTTTTGCGAATGCTGGGCGCGCTGGATTGGGAGGGTCGGATCACCCCCCATGGCAAGGCCCTGGCCAAGCTGCCGCTGCATCCGCGTCTGGGGCATATGCTGGCGCGGTTTGGCGCTGATGCAGCACCGCTGGCGGCCCTGCTGGCGGAACGCGATCCTTTGCGCGGTGCGCCGGTGGATCTGGCGCTGCGGCTGGAGGCGCTGCGGGATGCCAGAGGGTTTCAGCGCCGCCGGAGCTATCAGCTGAATGTCCCCACGCTGGAGCGTATCAAGGGAGAGGCCAAGCGGCTGGCGCAGCAGGCCCCTCGTGGCACCCCCTCAGCTTCGGCGAGCGCTGCCGTGATGGCGGCCGCCGCCTACCCCGACCGGATCGGACAGCGCCGCAAGGGCGATGCGCCACGCTATGTGCTCTCCGGGGGCAAGGGCGCGGTGCTGCCACCGGAGGACAGCCTGGCCGCCTCCCCGTTTCTGGTGGGGCTGGACAGTGACGGCAATCCGCGTGAAGCGCGGCTGCGGCTGGCCACGCCGATCTCCCTGTCGGAACTGCGCGCCAAATTTGCCGACCAGATCACACCGCAGCAGACCTGTACATGGTCCAAACGCGACCGCCGGGTGGTGGCGCGCCGCCAGCAGTGTCTGGGGGCCATCGTGCTGGAGGATCACATCTGGAAGGATGTTCCCGCCGAGGCCATCGCCACCGCCATGCTGGAAGGGGTACGCGAGCTGGGTCTGCGGTTGGGCGGCGCCGCTGCGCGGTTTGTCGCGCGGGTGCGGCTGTTGCAGGCAGATGGTGAGGATCTGCCGGATTTCAGCGACGAAGCTTTGCTGGCGACACTGGAAGACTGGCTGCTGCCGATGCTGGAAGGGGTCCGAAGCGCCGAGGACTGGAAACGCTTTGACCCGCTGCCTGCGCTGCGCACGGCGCTGACCTGGGAGCAGACACAGCGGCTGGATCAGCTGGCGCCACCGCATTTCACCACGCCACTGGGGCGCAAGATCCCGATTGATTATGCCGAAGAGGTGCCGGAGATTTCCGTCAGACTACAGGAGATGTTTGGGGTCACCCGCCATCCCACGGTGGGCGGTGTCGCCCTCAAGGTTTCGCTGCTGTCCCCGGCGCAGCGCCCGATCCAGATCACCCGCGATCTGCCCGGTTTCTGGTCCGGGTCCTATGCGGATGTGCGCAAGGACATGCGGGCGCAATATCCCAAACACCCCTGGCCCGAA is a window encoding:
- the rpmB gene encoding 50S ribosomal protein L28; this translates as MSRRCELTGKGPMTGNNVSHANNKTKRRFLPNLNDVTLQSETLNRGIKLRISAAALRTVDHRGGLDAFLAKAKDEELSNTALKVKKEIAKAQAAEA
- the hrpB gene encoding ATP-dependent helicase HrpB; protein product: MTRLPIDDALPKLIAALQRHKRAVLQAPPGAGKTTRVPLAMLEAGLCDGRILMLEPRRLAARAAAERMADTLGEPVGQTVGYRIRGEAKVSADTRIEVVTEGILTRMLQSDPDLPGVGAVIFDEFHERSLNADFGLALCLEVAGALRDDLILLAMSATLDAAPVAALMEAPLVTSEGRSYPVETRWLEAPLAADSRSGRGPRRLDALVDLVQRAEAETRPAGSGGNGSSEAKGGGILVFLPGEGEIRKAAAALAGRLPGDCVVRPLFGALPFTEQRAAIQPDPKLRKVVLATSIAETSLTIQDIRVVVDMGLARRSRFDPGSGMSRLVTERVTRAEATQRQGRAGRVAAGVGYRLWTKGEDGALAAFPPPEIQAADLTSLALELALWGAAPDDLPFLTPPPEGALKEAQALLRMLGALDWEGRITPHGKALAKLPLHPRLGHMLARFGADAAPLAALLAERDPLRGAPVDLALRLEALRDARGFQRRRSYQLNVPTLERIKGEAKRLAQQAPRGTPSASASAAVMAAAAYPDRIGQRRKGDAPRYVLSGGKGAVLPPEDSLAASPFLVGLDSDGNPREARLRLATPISLSELRAKFADQITPQQTCTWSKRDRRVVARRQQCLGAIVLEDHIWKDVPAEAIATAMLEGVRELGLRLGGAAARFVARVRLLQADGEDLPDFSDEALLATLEDWLLPMLEGVRSAEDWKRFDPLPALRTALTWEQTQRLDQLAPPHFTTPLGRKIPIDYAEEVPEISVRLQEMFGVTRHPTVGGVALKVSLLSPAQRPIQITRDLPGFWSGSYADVRKDMRAQYPKHPWPEDPTQADPTLRAKPRK
- a CDS encoding DUF2946 family protein yields the protein MTFLRSYLALALIVLMALTGVSAQAGMRDATGQMVICTGTGPVMVYIDSDGQPVSPPMDCPECLTFVADLGLPLAVFGHSTLPQKLPRDMSQRAEIRPVVRLAAFARGPPELGRSRAV
- a CDS encoding copper chaperone PCu(A)C, giving the protein MTFKTTIAATFAALSFATAGLAADVTVTDSYARVSSKAAKSGAAFMMIENATDSDDRLIDARSDAAKLVQLHTHKEGENGVMQMLHVEEGFAIPAGDTHMLQRGGDHVMLMGLTKSLEHGDAIDLTLVFEKAGEVTVTVPVDLERKPDHGAMKHSH
- the meaB gene encoding methylmalonyl Co-A mutase-associated GTPase MeaB, producing MSAANKPKGATRGAVPDIDDLATRILNGERRALARAITLVESGRADHREATTRLLDLLARENRQSLRIGLSGTPGVGKSTFIESFGMMLIAAGLRVAVLAVDPSSTRSGGSILGDKTRMEHLSREKNAFIRPSPSQTHLGGVGRRSREAVALCEAAGFDVVLIETVGVGQSETVVSEMSDLFLLLLAPAGGDELQGVKRGIMEMADIILVNKADGDLKPAATRTCADYAGALRLLRKRPQDPDGYPKALMVSAATRDGLETAWDDMQTLADWRRENGHWQRRRGEQARYWFGEDVRQALLARLETPWAQGRMADLSEEVAEGRVTPAAAAKDLLAGLGVG
- a CDS encoding low molecular weight protein-tyrosine-phosphatase — protein: MAQKILFVCLGNICRSPAAEGVFRALCPEVDTDSAGTASYHVGSPPYGPMQAAASARGIDLSDLRARQFAPQDFTRFDLIIAMDGDNLADIEAQRPAGNTTPVQLFTDYAPGQGADHVPDPYYTRDFEGCLDLIEGAAAGLTKALRNSDAG